The Euwallacea similis isolate ESF13 chromosome 15, ESF131.1, whole genome shotgun sequence genome has a window encoding:
- the LOC136413828 gene encoding calmodulin-like protein 4, producing the protein MARYFKEQDIDEFRECFYLFARSGHIKSLDELTVIMRSLGLSPTISELAVYFKQKGGKMMFADFLEVMHVHSRVENLPKEIVDAFKAADQGGKGTIPAKHLRHLLQNWGERLSSKEVDRVFREANVNNSSIVKYEDFVKIACAPVPDYY; encoded by the exons atg GCCAGATACTTCAAAGAACAGGACATTGACG aattcaGGGAATGCTTTTACCTATTTGCCCGATCTGGACATATCAAATCTCTTGATGAACTGACGGTTATAATGAGAAGCCTGGGCCTTAGTCCTACCATCTCAGAACTAGCTGtatatttcaaacaaaag GgtggaaaaatgatgtttgcAGATTTTCTCGAAGTGATGCATGTACATTCTCGAGTGGAAAATCTACCCAAAGAAATAGTGGATGCATTTAAAGCTGCTGATCAAGGAGGAAAAGGTACAATTCCAGCGAAACATCTGAGACATCTTTTACAAAATTGGGGTGAGCGCTTGTCCTCTAAAGAAGTGGACAGAGTTTTTCGAGAAGCAAATGTGAACAACAGCAGTATCGTGAAGTATGAGGACTTTGTTAAAATTGCCTGCGCCCCTGTTCCTGACTACTACTAA
- the SmF gene encoding small nuclear ribonucleoprotein F — protein MSAAMPINPKPFLNSLTGKAVMVKLKWGHEYKGILVSVDGYMNLQLANCEEVIEGAVTGNLGEILVRCNNVLFIRGVEEEDEEGETRD, from the exons ATGTCGGCGGCTATGCCCATTAACCCCAAGCCCTTCCTCAACAGTTTGACCGGCAAAGCCGTTATGGTAAAGTTAAAGTGGGGCCATGAATATAAAGGCATTTTGGTTTCGGTTGATGGATATATGAATTTGCAGCTTGCCAACTGTGAGGAAGTTATCGAGGGTGCAGTGACAG GGAATTTAGGAGAAATCCTTGTCAGATGTAACAATGTCCTATTCATACGAGGCGTAGAAGAAGAAGATGAAGAAGGAGAAACTAGAGACTAA